Genomic window (Corynebacterium simulans):
ATCGTGCGCGAGGCCGATGAGCTCATCAACTATGCGCCGGGTCTGTGGGTGGCCAACGTAGAAGTGGAAGTAGTCGACCAAGTAACCGGCTACCAGGTGCGCCTGCCCGACGGCACGGTTGGCGATGACATTCCGCTGGACATGCCGCAGCAGCGCCTGCACACCCGTGCGGTGGCCTACACCATTGATCCGCTGGCGCTTGCAGCAATGGGTGTGAGCGCCGCCGATACTCCGGGCACTCTGCACGCGGCGGAGCACGCCGCGATTGGCCTGCTACCGCTGATTGCTACCTGCGATAGGTGGGATATCGGCGGCGTGTCCACGGCGCAGCATGCGGATACTGGTCTTCCTACGGTCTTTGTTTACGATGGTCACCCGGGCGGCGCCGGCTTTGCCGATGAAGGCTTCCGCCGCTTCCCGGAGTGGATAGCCACCACGTATGAAACGGTGGTTTCTTGCCCGTGCGAGGCAGGCTGCCCCTCGTGCGTGCAGTCACCAAAGTGCGGCAACGGCAACAACCCGCTGGATAAGGCCGGTGCCATTAAGTTGCTTGGTGCACTGGTGACGATGACGCAGTCAGGGCCCATGCCCACCGAGACCTAGACCGGACCAGCCCGAGCCACCGCCTCCACGCGCCTCACGGCGACAGTGACGATGACATCGCGCTCGATCACGCGGCACTGCCTAACACTGGAGTTGTTGTGCTGCGCGGTCTCCCGCGCCGCGGCACACCCGTCTTGGCCTTTTGCGTGTTCCCACGCGGCCGCCACCGCCGACATGTCGGCGGCAACCTGCGCCTCATGGCGCGCTGCCACGCGGCTGGCCACGGTGACAACAACCAAGAGGAGGGAGACGATGGCAACGATGATCCCCGCATTAACCACGGTGGCATAGCCAGCCTCAGCGTCTTTGCGGCACATCACTGCCCGCCTCCCGCCGAACCCGCTATCTCGGCCGGAAACACTGCCTGCGCTTTCATCTCCCCCAACGGCGAGCGCACGGTGGCTTGTGCGGTGACGAGGCCACCCCTTTCAGCGATGTCGACGCTTACTTTCTCCTGGGAGTAGTCCTCGCCTATCGCATAGGCACGCGCAGCGGCACCGGCGGCGTCGACAGCCGCCAGGTGGGCCGCCATCGTCGCGACACCCGCAACGGCACCGGCTGCAACGATGACCAAAGAGCTCAAGCCGAGGGCTGCCTCAATGGTGACCGAACCAGTGTCGCCGCTAAGGCGCCGAACGATGTGAAGATAACAGCGCCGCATTGTTTAACCCGGAGTGTTAGACAAAGCGTCAGTGATGATGGATTCGATAGCGTCTGGCACCTGGCCGCCGTTGATGACGGCATAGAGCACAGCCGCAAGGGCCGCAGCGGCCAGCGAACCCATGGCGTATTCGATGGTGGACATACCGTCGTCATTCTTGAAAGCGGTATTAATCTGAGCAGCAATCTTGTGCATGTTCTCTTCCTTTCCTTGTGGGTGAATTGAGGTGAAAAATGTGTGGTTTACGGTTACAACAATTGGGAGCCGAGGCTTAAAATCACCGGCACCAATCCCAGGACTATGAAGGCTGGGAGGAAGCACACTGCCAGCGGCAGCGCGATGAATACCCCGGCGCGCTCTGCCCGAGCGGTTGCATGAGCTGTGGCTTCCGCCCGCAAGGTTTCGACTAGGCGATGACAGCCCGCGGCAATCGCCGCACCCGATTCCCCGGAAAGCTCCAGTAATCCGGCGAGATCTTCGAGTTGCGGCTGTGCACGCAGCACGTCCACGGCAGCGGCCAGCGGAGCGCCCACGCCCAGCAGCGTCGCCGCTTCCTTCCAGGCAGCGCACGCGCTTGTCGACGCCACGCCTGCCAAGGCCTCACGTACCGACAGCCCTGCCTCCACGCAGGCGGCGAAGAGCTCTAGGTCGGCGGCCACATCGAGCGGTGCCGGCTGCTTTCCGGGGCCATCCCGCGGAGTCTTGGGCCGCACGATCCGACGCAGCGGCGCGCTCGTGGGAATGCACAGTGCAAGAGCCAGGCAAAGATAAGTCAGCATGCCGTCGCGCTCCTTAAGATGTAGCGCGACCACGCAAACCCGCCGCAGGCCAGGCCAACCCCTATGACGAGAAGAAGGCCACCAAGTCCGCCTCCTAAAAGCAGCCCCAGCGAATCCGCGCCCATCGCGCCTCCCATGGCGATGCCGGCCAACGGCAGACATGCCAGGATAAGCGCGGTGGCCTGCGGACCTTGCAGAGAAGACTCCGTGGATTGCGCATGCCGGCGGGCCGCATCCAACTGGGATTGGGCTTGCTCCACCAGCCCCGCCAGCGCCACGCCGTGCAAAGAAGAGAGCCGAATGACGTGGCCTAGCCGCACCACCGCCGGTTCCGTGGCCGCAACGAGCGGACCGTGGATGGCCCCACCGTGGGCGGCCATGCCTGCCGCAGTGCGCAGCGGCACGAGCACGGCGGCGGGGCAATCCGCAGGTAGCGCTTCCACGCCACGCTTTAGGGCACCGGCCGTCGTAGCACCGGCCCGCAGATCCGCAGAGACCGTGCCCAGGAACGTGGCGAGTTCTTTGCGGGCGCGCCGGGACCTCCGCGCGGAGTTGATATCCCGCAGGTACCACACCGCGCAGGCAACGACGCAGAGCACTGCGAGGGCGACGCTTAAGCGGCCAAAGACGTAAAAGCACAGCCCACCACAAAAGACGATTGGCCCAATCAAAAGCGTCGGGACACGCTTGCGCCCTTCCGTTTGATGCAAGCGCCGCGCGGCGGATGGTTGCGCTAAAAGCGCAGCTAAAGCCAGAAGTATAAAAGTCATTGCGCCACCCCTAAGCGCTCAACAAACTCACTAAAGCCTTCCCCCGGCCCGGTGTCGGCGCTCCAGATAAGCTGCGGCCGTACCGGATTGCCTTCCAGCACCCCAATGTGTGCCAGGCGCCTTCCCTCAGGCCCTCTTTCCATCGCCAGGACCACATGCACTGCGGCGGCCAGTTGGGAGTGCAACGCCGCCCTGTCCAACCCACCCAGTGCGGCGAGTGCCTCCATGCGAGCTGGCACCTCCCACACGGAGTTGGCATGCAACGTTCCTGCTCCGCCATCGTGACTAGTGTTTAATGCGGCGAGCAGGTCCACGACCTCCGCACCACGAATCTCACCGACCACGATGCGGTCGGGGCGCATACGCAAAGACTGCTGCAGCAACTTAGCCATCGTTATTTCACCGCGGCCTTCTGCATTAGCGCGCCGGGATACTAAAGTCACCACATGCGGATGCAGCGGCGCCAACTCCGCGGTGTCTTCGATGACAAGGATGCGCTCATTCTTAGGCACCGTGCCCAGCAGCGCCGACAATAAAGTGGTCTTTCCCGCACCGGTGCCGCCAATGACGAGAAAGGAAGCATGTTTTTCCACGATGGCCCGCAGCAGCGGCTCCACCTCTTTCGCGATACTCCCGCTGGCAACAAGCTGCTCCAGGCTCGTCTGCGCCTGGCGTAGCACGCGCAAGCTGATGCACGTCCCGCCAGCCGAAGGCGGTGCCAACAAAGCATGCAGGCGCAACGCAGTGCCATCCCCACGGGCAAGCCGACCATCGGCAAAAGGCTGCGCATCATCGAGGCGCACGCCTGCTACTGCGGCCAGGCGCGTGGCCAGCTGGCGGACTTCGGCATCATCGACAAAAGAAACTGGCGTGGGTTCTAGCCCATTGCCTCGGTCGATAAAGCAACTGCGCGGGCCGTTAACCACGACGTCGCTAAGCCCGGGCTGCGCCAGGATCGGCTCGAGGACTCCCAGGCCCAGGGAATCATGCCGCAGGCGACGCAGCAGATCCAGCACGTCTGCATCGCTGATAACGCCTGCCTCCTGACGAATCCGGCGCGCGAGCGCCGTAGTGTCAGCCACCAACTCAGGCGACGCGGCCACAATCGTGCGCAACCTATCCAAGAGATTTATCTCGCTCATCCCTGCACCGCCGCTCATGCCAGGACCTCGCCGACAACGTTTTCGGCAGCCACCCGCAGCCCGCGTGGCAGCCGCCGTAGGCCACCCGTATCGGCAGCTTTGGTAAGACCCCGGAGCGTGGGAATTTCGGCAATCGGATCGCGATGAACAATTTTGGCGATGTCTTCCTTCGAAAGGCCTGACCACTGCCTGTAGCGCACCACTACACTGCATTTTTGTTGTTTGGCCTCCAGCTCCGCCACGAGCTTGGCGCATGCGGCAGTCGGGCGCACCTCTGCAGCCGTTAGGATTACGACATGCTCGCAGGCCTGTGGGATTTCAAGGGGCGAGCAATCGAAAACTGCCCCGGCTGGGTGCATCGCGGCAGCCTGAAAAATAGCCTCCCGGCGCGCCGGCTTAATACTCGGCTGGCCTGCATGGCCACTCCGCGCAGCAGCCAAAATTCCCAGTTCGCCTACTCGCGGCAACGCGCGATGTAGATCCACTGCGTTTACGCTTCCGCTACCTGCCGCAAGGTCCGGCCAACGCGCTCCCGGCTCCTCCTCGATTCCTGCCAGTAGGTCAAGCCCACCGGAGTAAGAGGTGGCGTCGATAAGCAGTCCGGCCCCTGCCACGCTCGCCACGGCATAAGCAAAAGTCGAAGTTCCTACTCCCCCTGCCGCGCCAACTATGGCCAACGCGAAGTTATTGCCGCTTGTCTGCTGCGGCCGGACTCGATCCGCCAAAGCGCTCAAAAGCTGTTTCGATTCCGCCGGAATGATAAAGGCCTCGGCGCTGCGGCACTTCATGGCGGCCTCATAATCAATGGGTCCTGGATCTGCTGCGACGAAAAGCACTGGTGCCCTACTGTGGCTGGCGACTAATTCCGCGGTGAGCTTATCCGCAACGATGACCGTGGCTTTCGGCAGGTACCGCGCGAAGTCACGCGGGTCCTCAACCGCAGTAACCTGCGCGCTCGTCGCCGCTGCCGCGGCGATTACTTCCACCCGCAGCGCGGAATCTCCCACTGCGATAGCGATGCTGGCGTCGTATGAACTCATGCCTCCAGCATTGGTGAAGCGATATCCCCAGCACTAGAGGCAATTTTGCGGCTGTGGATAACTCGCCGGTTTTAAAGCACCTACCGCGACTCAAGGTGACGTATCAGCTAAAAACTGTGGAAATAGTGCGGTTGGTACTTTCCTGAACGCGTGGTTTCTAGGGCATCCCGCCTGTAAATAGATGATGACCCGCGCCTCGGGGGGGTGTGCGCGGGTCATCGGTAACCCGGCATCGGGGGGGTGAGCCGGGGCAGGCCGCACTGTATATCGGGGCCTTGCAAGGCTCATTATGACATGTAAGAGACAGGTTGACAACAGCAGCAATCCAGCTTGTTTCCTGCATTTGTTGGATTGCACCGATCCTCTTGCCGCAGCCACGCAACACCTTTAACATTGGCCACAACATGAATGATGCATCCAGCCACCACCGCAGCGGCGAGGCTCCCGTAGAGCAGGCCGCCGATTACGCACGCGTGGCTGCGTTCTTCGATCTAGACAAGACCATCATCGCCACATCTTCCGCTTTCGCCTTTGGCAAAGAGTTCATGCACAACGGGCTCATTACCCCAGCGGAGGCGCTGCAGATGTCGATTGCAAAAGCAAGCTACATGTTCGCGGGGCACTCCAGCCAGCAGATGGACGCCACTCGCGATCAACTAGCCGCGATGATCGCCGGTTGGTCCGTCGCGGAGGTACACAGCATCGCCAAAGAGACCATGCACAACGTGGTCACGCCCGCCATCTACGCAGAGGCCCGGGAACTCATCGATTTCCATCAAGCAGCCGGCCACGAGGTAATCATCATCTCGGCTTCGGCTGCCACGCTCGTGCGCCCCATCGCTGAAGAGCTAGGCATCGAGCGCGTAGTCGCTACCGAGCTAGAAGAGGTGGACGGCAAGTTCACCGGAAAGATTCTGTACTACTGCAAGGGCGCAGCAAAAGCTCAGGCCATTGCGGACTTCGCTGCGGAATTAGATATCGACCTGGATGTCTCTTTTGCCTATTCTGATTCCGCCACCGATATCCCGATGCTAGCTCTGGTTGGCCACCCAGTGGCGGTCAATCCCGATCGCCACATGAAAAAGCATGCCCTGGAACATGGCTGGGATATCCGCACCTTCAAGGATCCGGTTCCGCTATTTACGATGCCGGGCGCAAAAGAAGTAGGCATTGGATCTGCCGTCGTCGCTGGCATCGCAGCGGTTGTGGCCGCAGGGCTCTGGCTCAACCAGCACCCGGATTTTCTGCGTGCCCCAAAGTCCAGCGCCTAGTGCCAGCTTCTAGGCCGAGCGCGCGATTCCATCCGCCTCCACGCCGCCGGCAGCCCAGGCTGCAAGCAAAAACTCCAATGCGGGCCCGGGATTTTCCGAATATTCTCCTATGACCTGCCAATACTGCGCGCTATGGCGGTTGTAATAGGTCTCCGGTACGGCGAAGCCACGCGGATCGAATCCGCTATGGATGGCTGCCAGGCGTGCGGCAACCATTCCAATCAAGTTACTGCGTGGGCCAAATACCTCATAAGCCGCAATTTCCGCGTGCACCACGACGGGCAGCAGGCGGTCGAAGGCAACGCCGCTTCCTCCACTTACAAGACGAGAAAGGGCTTGTACGCGTGCTGCTTGTGCGCTGTTTGGCATTCCCGTGCCGCCGGCCGCGACGTCGAGACGCGCAAGCACCTGCAACGGGGCACGGGCAAAGGTACGCACCGTGGTTGCCTGAACCTCCGGGGCCAAGAGACTATAGGCGCTAATGGAATTGGCCAGCGGCCCTTCCATTGCGTCTTCAGCAGTTAGATCGGGGGATAGATCGGGCGCAACATTGGGCGAAATTTTGAGCCCATCTACAAAGACCGCAGCACGTGCACCCCGCATCGCCGATTCCGCAGAAATGACATCAAATTTCCGCAATCCAGCAGGACGGCGGTGCGCGCGAGAAATTTTCTCGACCGCACGCGCGGCTGAATTTTCCACACCGGGTAACGCAAAGAGCGGGGCCAACGGGTCTTTTTCTGCCATATCCTCTAGGATAGACCTGTGCGGCCACTGCGATTCCTCACACACGCAGCTGTCAGGCTTCATTACTATGGCCAATACAGATTTAGACAAACGCTAGGAGTATTTAACCGTGAGCAACGACGGACTATTCACTGACGGTGCGAACCAGTTCGCCCCAAAGGTCAACGCTATCCCGCTTAGCGACGCCGATAGCTCGAAGCGCGGCGAGGCCTCCGTTGGCCAACTGGTCTCCAACGCTACCGAGCAGATGTCTCAGCTCGTCCGCTCCGAGGTCGAGCTCGCCAAGACCGAGCTGGCTCAGTCCGCTAAGAAGGGCGGCATCGGTGCTGGCATGTTCGGCGTTGCCGGAACCGTTGCGCTTTATAGCTCTTTCTTCTTTTTCCTCTTCCTCGCCGAGCTGCTTGACAAGTGGCTCGACCGTTGGGCCGCATTCCTGATCGTCTTCCTCATCATGCTGGTGATCGCAGCCGTCGTTGGCTTCATCGGCTTTAAGAACATCAAGAAGGTCAAGGCACCCGAGAAGACCATCGAGTCCACCAAGGAACTAAAGAAGCTGGTTCCAGGCAAGGCTTCCAAGTCCGTCGAGCGCGGTTTGTACACCTAAAGCTTCTACCTTGAGATTTTTCTTCGCTTAGTCCGCCCGAGCTTGCTTTTGCTCGGGCGGGTTTAGCATTTAATAGGCGAGTTTGCTTTTCGCCGCCCCCGTCTCTCCCACCCCTTCTTGCTGCAAGCTGCCTCATCTGGTGAAAGGAACCACATCTCATGGCCCAGACTCCAGCACCCTTGTCGCCCTCGGTGGTTGAGCTAGACGGACCATTCAAACACGAGTACATCCATACCCGCGGCATTCGCCTCCACGTTGCAACCGCAGGTTCTCCAAGCGATCCGCTCGTACTTTTCCTACACGGCTCTTTCGGCGGCTGGTTCGATTTCAAAGACGCCATCGCCCCTTTGGCCGCACAAGGCTTTCACGTTGCTTCCCTCGACATGCGCGGCTTTGGCCTTTCCGATAAACCGCCAGTCGAAGCAGGCCAAGATATGCGCGCAGTGGTTGGCGACGTCACCGGCGTAATCCAAGCCTTGGGCCACGATGCAGCCTTCTTGGTTGGCGCAGATGCCGGTGGCGCAATTGCCTGGGCGGTAGCTAGCGAGCGCCCAGAACGCACGCTTGGCTTAGTTTCCATCTCTTCTTCCCACCCGGTCGATCTGCGCCGCGCGATGGCGGCACGTCCCTGGGACTTCGGCTGGCTCCTTTTGCGCGCCGCCCTTTGCCGCTTGGGCGGACCACTCAGCCGCCGCAACCCTCTCCTTTATGCCTCAAGCTATGAAAAAGAGCTGGCCCTCAACACCGACTCGAGCTTTTCGCACGACGCACGCAACCAGATTGCGCAGCTGCGCATTACCGCCTCACAAATCGGCAATGTACGCCGCGGCATCTTGTGGAACCACCGCATGCGCACTGCTGTTCCGCCATTAAGTTGGATCGACTCCTCGGTGGAAGCACCCATTCTTTATTTTCATCCCGCTCAGCAACTATGGCGCCCGCTTATTCGCCGCG
Coding sequences:
- a CDS encoding type II secretion system F family protein gives rise to the protein MLTYLCLALALCIPTSAPLRRIVRPKTPRDGPGKQPAPLDVAADLELFAACVEAGLSVREALAGVASTSACAAWKEAATLLGVGAPLAAAVDVLRAQPQLEDLAGLLELSGESGAAIAAGCHRLVETLRAEATAHATARAERAGVFIALPLAVCFLPAFIVLGLVPVILSLGSQLL
- a CDS encoding HAD family hydrolase, which translates into the protein MNDASSHHRSGEAPVEQAADYARVAAFFDLDKTIIATSSAFAFGKEFMHNGLITPAEALQMSIAKASYMFAGHSSQQMDATRDQLAAMIAGWSVAEVHSIAKETMHNVVTPAIYAEARELIDFHQAAGHEVIIISASAATLVRPIAEELGIERVVATELEEVDGKFTGKILYYCKGAAKAQAIADFAAELDIDLDVSFAYSDSATDIPMLALVGHPVAVNPDRHMKKHALEHGWDIRTFKDPVPLFTMPGAKEVGIGSAVVAGIAAVVAAGLWLNQHPDFLRAPKSSA
- a CDS encoding TadA family conjugal transfer-associated ATPase → MSEINLLDRLRTIVAASPELVADTTALARRIRQEAGVISDADVLDLLRRLRHDSLGLGVLEPILAQPGLSDVVVNGPRSCFIDRGNGLEPTPVSFVDDAEVRQLATRLAAVAGVRLDDAQPFADGRLARGDGTALRLHALLAPPSAGGTCISLRVLRQAQTSLEQLVASGSIAKEVEPLLRAIVEKHASFLVIGGTGAGKTTLLSALLGTVPKNERILVIEDTAELAPLHPHVVTLVSRRANAEGRGEITMAKLLQQSLRMRPDRIVVGEIRGAEVVDLLAALNTSHDGGAGTLHANSVWEVPARMEALAALGGLDRAALHSQLAAAVHVVLAMERGPEGRRLAHIGVLEGNPVRPQLIWSADTGPGEGFSEFVERLGVAQ
- the ssd gene encoding septum site-determining protein Ssd is translated as MSSYDASIAIAVGDSALRVEVIAAAAATSAQVTAVEDPRDFARYLPKATVIVADKLTAELVASHSRAPVLFVAADPGPIDYEAAMKCRSAEAFIIPAESKQLLSALADRVRPQQTSGNNFALAIVGAAGGVGTSTFAYAVASVAGAGLLIDATSYSGGLDLLAGIEEEPGARWPDLAAGSGSVNAVDLHRALPRVGELGILAAARSGHAGQPSIKPARREAIFQAAAMHPAGAVFDCSPLEIPQACEHVVILTAAEVRPTAACAKLVAELEAKQQKCSVVVRYRQWSGLSKEDIAKIVHRDPIAEIPTLRGLTKAADTGGLRRLPRGLRVAAENVVGEVLA
- a CDS encoding lipase chaperone encodes the protein MTFILLALAALLAQPSAARRLHQTEGRKRVPTLLIGPIVFCGGLCFYVFGRLSVALAVLCVVACAVWYLRDINSARRSRRARKELATFLGTVSADLRAGATTAGALKRGVEALPADCPAAVLVPLRTAAGMAAHGGAIHGPLVAATEPAVVRLGHVIRLSSLHGVALAGLVEQAQSQLDAARRHAQSTESSLQGPQATALILACLPLAGIAMGGAMGADSLGLLLGGGLGGLLLVIGVGLACGGFAWSRYILRSATAC
- a CDS encoding Rv3654c family TadE-like protein, producing the protein MCRKDAEAGYATVVNAGIIVAIVSLLLVVVTVASRVAARHEAQVAADMSAVAAAWEHAKGQDGCAAARETAQHNNSSVRQCRVIERDVIVTVAVRRVEAVARAGPV
- a CDS encoding DUF4244 domain-containing protein, giving the protein MHKIAAQINTAFKNDDGMSTIEYAMGSLAAAALAAVLYAVINGGQVPDAIESIITDALSNTPG
- a CDS encoding phage holin family protein is translated as MSNDGLFTDGANQFAPKVNAIPLSDADSSKRGEASVGQLVSNATEQMSQLVRSEVELAKTELAQSAKKGGIGAGMFGVAGTVALYSSFFFFLFLAELLDKWLDRWAAFLIVFLIMLVIAAVVGFIGFKNIKKVKAPEKTIESTKELKKLVPGKASKSVERGLYT
- a CDS encoding alpha/beta fold hydrolase, whose protein sequence is MAQTPAPLSPSVVELDGPFKHEYIHTRGIRLHVATAGSPSDPLVLFLHGSFGGWFDFKDAIAPLAAQGFHVASLDMRGFGLSDKPPVEAGQDMRAVVGDVTGVIQALGHDAAFLVGADAGGAIAWAVASERPERTLGLVSISSSHPVDLRRAMAARPWDFGWLLLRAALCRLGGPLSRRNPLLYASSYEKELALNTDSSFSHDARNQIAQLRITASQIGNVRRGILWNHRMRTAVPPLSWIDSSVEAPILYFHPAQQLWRPLIRRAKNRCLGTFEEKTIPQTKNLPHIEAPGVFVETLQQWLAPLREQIAK